From the genome of Trichosurus vulpecula isolate mTriVul1 chromosome X, mTriVul1.pri, whole genome shotgun sequence:
CTGAGCGGATCCTAAGCACAGCACCTACTACCTGCAGGTAGGAGGTAACAATGAGGACCATGGGGGCTCCTGCCATGATGACACCCAGAGCAAAGAGCAGCAGCTCATTGAGGTGAGTACTGGAGCAGGCGAGGTGAAAGAGTTGGGGGAGGTCACAGTAGAAGTGGTTCACCACATTGGGGCCACAGAAGTCAAGTGTGGATAGTGCTACTGTATGGGTCAATGCATTTCCAAGTGAGCAGGCCCAAGATGCAGCCACCAGCACTCCCTGGACACCTCGGCCCATGCGACTTGTATAGGTGAGAGGATGGCAGATGGCCAGGAAGCGGTCATAGGCCATGGCGGTCAGCAGAAAACAGTCAACACCAGCGAGCAGGTGGAAGAAGAAGAGCTGGGAGAGGCAGGCAGCAAAGGGGACAGCTTGCTCTCGGGATAGAAGTCGCACCAGCATGGGGGGCACTGTGACGCTGACACACCCAATATCCAGCAGTGACAAATTCCCCAGAAAGAAGTACATTGGTGTATGCAGCTTGGGCTCCACCAAGATGGCAGCCAAGATGCCTAGGTTGCCACCAATTGTGGCTGCATAGACCAAGAGAAAGATAGCAAAAAGGACTGGCTGCAGTTCCCACTTCTCTGTCAGCCCCAGCAAGATGAACTCTGTCACGGCTGTCATGTTATACCTAGGTTGGCGGTCCATGGGTGGGCTCTCTTCTTGGCCAGTAGCAAGATGGCTGAAGTTGAAGATGGCTGAGAGAGAAGCCACAATAGAATAAAGTTGTTAGCTCAGAGTTGGGACCCCATTGTCGCCCTGCCTCATAAGCTTGAGTTCTCAGCAGCATCTCTGCTTCTCCTCACATTTCCCATCCACCACATTCAGTCGGTCATCAAGATGTGATATCTCCCCCATCTGTCCCTATCTCTCTATGTCTAGCCGTGGCCTCACCCAACATTCTCTGACCCTTTGCCCGGCCTATGTGATGTCCCTCCAACTTCTACTCTCTTCCACCCAACCTGTCCTTGCTAggatctccctcctcacccctcctGGCATGGACAATGTGGTAagtggtatgtgtgtgtctgtgtgttttgcTCTATCTTTTCAATAAAGTGCTTTTCACCAACTGTAGATCCCCTTGGAATCCTGTGCCTAAGTGAGAATGCAGAGTCTATTCATGTCTCAGTGAAATCGAGAATCAGCCCTGCTGGTTTCCACCCAATGTCTCTTCATTTTCAGGAGAAGCCAAGGAGTGCTGGATTACTGCCAGATCCAAACAGGTATGGGGAGAAAGGAGTTTTGTTTcacaagagaaggaaatagaaaactagggagaagacagaaaaatgaaatatacagAAGAGTGTCAGAAAAACCACAACACCCCTGACTGATTGTCCTCTAATTTTGACATCAAATCTTATGGAACTTTCTTTACCTTGAAGGCGGCAGAGTGGGAGTTTTCTGATCATGAACTCTTTCAGGTTACTATTAGTTGTGTCCAGGCTTCTTACTGCTTAGCCATAACAGGAAAGGAAAGTCAAGCACAAGGAGGCCCCGCTGTCACTAGAAATGTGGAGCAGCAGAGTAGAAATCAGGCCCAGCTTTACCAACACAAGGAAGCGATGGGATCTGCCCACGGTTTCAGTGTGGCCTAGCAGTAGAATCAGGAAGTTgccctgggttcaaggcctgctTCTGCCCAGGTGATCCACTTCTCAATGCTGCAGGAGATGCTCGAAGACTGTCTGTTGCACAGGAGGTGCTGAGCTTCACTGGTGCACGGAGCTTCCTCTACCCCAAGGAGATTGTGTCCATGGCTTAGGTTCCCACCAGCAGCAGATGATGTGGACACGGATCCCTTGGCGCCACACCAATGTCTGGTCTCAGAAGATGAACCCCAGCTCCCTTCAGTAACTCACCTGAGCCCAGGGACTCATGGTGCTCATGAACACTTTCCTCTAACAGAGCCATCCACAATCTGGCCACTCACAGAATGTGCCTACAGGCAGGACTGACACCATGATTGTTCTTCTCTGAAACCAAGAACCGCAGTCAGTGATGCACACAGAGGCCCGCAGGCCTGAAGAGTGACAAGACTGCTGGGCCCTTGGCCTGTTAGCCAGAGTGCTCATGAAGCCAGCTGTGGCCATACTTTTTGTCCTCCTCTGTTCTTCTGCTCCACCTCATTCTCATCCCTCCCCTCTGGGAGCTCATCCTGTTGATCATTCAGGCAATGATCCGAAAGCACTTACTGGATAATTACTATGTGAAGAGTTCTAGAGCTATAAAAGCAAAAGGGAAGTAGGccttgcctttgaggagcttatgttcttcatttgtatacatataaatatacacataataaACAGAAAATGAATATAGGGTGGTTATGGGAGGAAGGGGCTAGCAGCAGAGGGATCCAGGAAGGCATCAAGTAGAAGGTAGTATTTGAATTGAACCTGGAGGGAAATCCAGGATCTAAGGAGTCCCAGAGATAGGGAGAATTGCCTTCCAAACTTGAATGACAAACAGTGCCAAGGTGGATGGAGATGGAGTATGTGGGGACCAGGGAGTAGTAGCCATGATGGCTGGACTGCAGAGGAGAGAGTAacatgggagagaagggaaagccaGGAAGGTGACTTCTGGGAGGTCcaagaggcaaagagagattatatttgatcttaaaggCAACATGGAGCCACTGGAgaatgtggatgtgtgtgtgtgtgtgtgtgtgtgtgtgtgtgtgtgtgtgtgtgtgtgtaagagagagacagagatagtgacATACAGACAGGGGAAGGGTGTGAATCACACTTGACACCTCTCTTCATCTTCAATATTTTCCTTCATATCCATCTGCTTCTTTCCTGCTGTCTACAAGTATGCAAGACAAATCAAGAAGGGTTTATTCAATGCTTTCTGTGTTAAGGACTAGGAGTAGAAATACaagccaaaagacagtccttgccctcaaggagcttccttaCTTTCTGctgggggaagataacatattaaaggaagctgaaaagtggagaggagagagaaaacaccTATGTGGGGCCTGGTAGAGAATCCGGAGTGGAACTGAGCAAGGAATGAAGGAGTAACATGGTTGGCCTGGGCTCTCCCTGTGAATGGAGGTTCCTGGAGAAAATGAGCAATCAGAAGAACGGCCAAAGGGGTCTTTCAGAGTGAGGGGCTCCTGGGACATGATGAGAAAGCCATTGAGGAAAGGTGGAGAAATAAGTTCCGGAGTGAGACCTCAAGAGGGATGAAGATTGTTCTGGTCCTTAAATTGGAACTTGGTCCTCTGATACTTtagatctttgatttcttttccttttctcagtcAAGCTCCTAGAAAGAGTCATTCTCATTTGCTGCCTCCACTCTTGTAGCTCCCGTTTGCTTCTTCATCCTTATCACCCTGCTTCTACCACTGCCCCCCGGCTCCCCATTATTTCTTAATGATAAATCTGATAGGCtttttctatcttccttcttGTCAGTAGCCTGGTCCTTTAGcagactttctctttctttggtatCTATAATATTGTTCCGCTTTGGTTCTTCGACTTGAACTGCTTCTTCTGAGCCTCCTTTGTAGGACTCTCATCTCTGTCCCAATTCCTCtctgtgggtgtcccccaaggctttgtcctgggcccttcccacttctctcttttgttgatttaTTGTCTCAGGGAATAaaaatttatctagccctactatgagccaggtaccATGCTTagtgcttgacaaatatctcatttatcaAACCAGAACcctcattttgcaattgaggatactgaggcagacagagcttaagtgacttgcccagggtgacacagctagtcagtgtttgaggtcacattggaactcaggtcttcctgattccaggtccaactctctattcactgcggcaccacctagctgcctgtcatGGGTTCAACTGTCTTTTCTATGCAGAAGATTCTCTGATACATATAGGCAGCCCTAGTCTTTGGTCTGGAATTGCTAACTGGCTGCTGGTCATGTCCACGTAATTGTCCTGTGGTATCTTCCTCAGATTGACTGGTTCCTCCGAGTGCCTCCATTTTCAGGAGAACACACACACAGGCTGGCCATGTCTTCATCCCTCTTTAGGCTGAATTCCTGATATTCCGGCTTTCTTCTACCAGgcctcctctcccacctccacttttcagctcccttttgtatgttgtcgAACTGTAAGCATATCAGACTCAACACAGTCAAAAGAATTCATTTTCCCCAGactgttcctcctcctccagatTTTCTCTCATTTCCAACCCCTTGCAGTGTTTTGTCTGTTACTTCCCCaccatctctccccacccttcctttctctccatgcTCAATGTCGCCTTCATCTCAAGCTTCCTCATTGCTTCTTCCCCTCACTGATGTCCCTTCCTTCGCCTAGCCCCAAGTGATTTCGTCATGGCACTCACAATCCCTACTGAtcatacttgtaaagcacttaacacagtacacgcacatggtaggtacttaataaatgcttgttcccttcttttcctcatctatttcttctttttgtccagGTAGCGTATAGCATActcagaatcatggaatttgagagttggaagagaacctAGCTGCCATCTAGTCCATCAAATACACAGAAGGAATTTCCATTCTAACCTACAGTTGGAGGGGTCGCCTCTCGAGGCAGCCTCCTCCACTCTGGAGCTAGAGTGCCAGTTCAATCCCTAATCCACATGTTAgggcttcaaatacttgaatacaaCTTTTATGGGTCTTCTCTTCTGCAGACTAAATATTCCTGGTTCCTATGACTAACTCTTATATGACATAGACTCAATGACCTTCAGCATCTTCTGGACACTGCAGCTAATCAATATCCTTTTTCAACCATGGTGCTCAGAATTGAACCCAATCCCCTAGCTGACGTCTGATAAGGGCAGATGACAGAGGGAttgtcacctccttattcctagcAGCCCGGTCTCtacttaatgcagcccaagatggcagagacatttttggctgccatatcgcACTGTTGACTCATCTTAAGCTTGTGGTCCACTATAACCTGCAGATTGATTTCAGACAAACTTATGCCCAACAGGACCTCCCCCATCTTAAGTTtagaaagttgatttttttttgtctatgtgtgagactacatttattcctattaaatttcctTCTGTTAGATTCAGCTCGAGGCTAGACGGTCAAGCTTCTTTTGGACCCCAAATCTGTCATCCAACTTGGGATCATCCAAGGACCTGAGGAGTGGATTATTGATGCCTTTCTCCAAGTCACTGATGGATCAAGCCGAGATCCCAGAGACATTTTGCCACACTGACATCAAACCACCAGACAGCTTGTTTATTGTATCTAGTCCTTATCTCTCCATCATCTCCATAAGAATAGTATGAAATACTTTATCCAGTGCTCTGCTGATCTGTAGCCATAGAATCCCCCTCATCTGCTAGTTTATgtggagacagagatagggacCACACCTATGACTTCATTGATATAGGAtcctcccagatgaggaaactccctctactaatacaggttgcaacttctagtcttagagagttgcctggaacactgggaggttaagtgacttgtccagggccacacagccagtaggtgtcaggggctcaaacccaggttttactggctctaaggccagctctctatccactatgccatggtTTCCTCTCACTAGTTTAGTAATATTGTCCACAAAAAGGAATGAGGTTGGTTTAGCATGACCCATTCCTGATGCAGCCGCCATGTTGGCCCTGCGTAattactgcttccctttctagaggTTTACCTACCATCTCTTTATTGATCTAGAATCTTCCCAAgtatcaaagtcaagctcactgtcCTATTATTAATAGGCtctattgtcttccctttttgGAAACTGGGACAACATCTACCCTTCACCCATCCTGTGGAAGAGGCTCTTCCAGGTATCCCTGCCAGTGGCTCAGCAGTCCTGGCTGCCGGTTCTCTCAGGACCAAGGATGTTATTCCTCTGGGCCAGGGACTTCTTTTTTAACTTTGTCTCTAACTCTTGTtaaatcatttttgttctgtgaTTTTGGTGTCCCCCTCTGTTGGTCTTCCCCCTTTATCTGGTGCCTAGAATTCCTCACATGAGCAGATCTTCTTCATATCAGATACAACGTCTTTCTCTCTGGATCCCTTGCATGTCCTTCTAGAGCCATGTGCCCAGTCATGGGTCCTCCTCCTGCCAAGGCTCAATGAGATTTGGGAATCCCATGCTTGGCTCACTTGTGGACTGCTAAGGCTCGGGTTgggttgttgttcttgttttctgTCTCATTTCTTGGCTTTAGTCTCCTAAGAATTTCTGGTGCTTTCTACTGTTAGTTTTCCTCCCTCATAGCCTTGTATCCCTCTCAATCCAGCAATgattttcttgtttacttttccttttcaatttaaagCTCTTTCTGTGAGATTTTCAAGACTTCGGGTAAACACATTTCTGCCAGCCCTTTAAAGCTGCATTTTGTCCCCAGCCGGGAGCCCATTGTACTTTATATAGAAAGCCTATGCTTTAATCTGGACCCTTAAATCCAGAACCTATTTTCTGACTCATTTTTGGTAACCAATTCTGCCTCCAGATGTCTCTCccatctatttctttctctatatccCATGGCCACCATTTTCTAGTTCAGGCTCCTGTCACCCCtgacctggactattgtaacagGCTCCAGGTTGGTTTCCCGATTTCCAATTACTTCCTCCTCAGAGCTGTCAAAACGTGCTTGTGAAAGTGCAGGCCTGACCCTGTGAGCCCTTGTGAACTCACAGGCCTGCAATTgtgctcttctccttttcccattaGTCCCCTTCACCATTCACAGCCAAACTAGCTCACTTCCTGTTTCCCGGCCTACACATCCCTCCACCCGGAattcattctgttttctcttccatctccaagATTCCTTGGCTTCCTCCAAAACTCAGCTATGAACAGGAAGCCATTGCTTTAAAGCCAAATTAGCTTGTATTGATTTGGATGTTCAGAAGGTGTATCTTCCAGGAGAAAAGAAAGTCttagagggaagggactgtcttttttttttctatccccacTACCCAGCTTAGCATCCTGTATATGCACActgaataaatccttgttgaactTGCCAGATGgtcaccccttccccctcctctcttctccccacttccctcctctctctcctctttgtctctctgtctctgtctcccctcatctctcctctctctctctctctttctctctctttctgtctctgtctctctcgatctctctctcctctgtctctgtctctttctctctgtctctctgtctctgtctgtctctctcctctctccgtctctctctctctgtctatctctgtctgtctctctgtctctctctctgtctatctctctgtctctcctctctctgtctctctttcctctctctgtctctctctttgtctctttcctctgtctctctctctgtccctctctttgtctctctcctctgtctctctctctgtctctctctttgtctctctcttctctctctgtctctctgtctctctcctctctctgtctctcctctctctttctgtctctttctctgtctctgtctctctgtctctctcctttctccctatctcacctTTATCTGTCTctcacttttttgtctttctctctttttcactcttctgtttttctctcctctcctcttcctctcccacttctCTTAGATCTCTTATTTCTGCATCTTCTGCATCAttctcttcctgcctctgagtTTCTCTATCACTAAGGGCATAAGCCTGGCATCTTCCTAGGTCGTACCTTTTTGAGGTGGCACTTACTTCTCTCGTTCCTCACtgtctctccacccctccccccattgcaTGGGACCCTCTCCCCCAAgggtcttttgtctttttatttaataGTCTCCTGGACAATATCTTCTTAGGCTTGCACACCAGCAGACCCAAGCACTGTCAGACTCAGCCAAGTTGGCTCGGACTGGGCACTGGGATTCTGCTGGGGGAACTTGGAATTCCAAGCTTGTCTGGAGCCTTTGCCTGGTCCTTTggtggagtcaggggacctgggtttgaatacaaCCCTCTGACCCAGGAGGCCACGGAGAGATGGCAGGGGCTCTGTGACATTGGACAGGACTTCTGTATTTTCATCAAGGCTTTTTTTGGGTAGCTCTTTTTACAACGTTGTCTGCTGAGTTTATGTCTTGTCCTCCCTGCCAAAgcagtagctttttatgatcaaattctttttttgttctttgctcatttttccagcctatgactgatttgaactctgaactttatgttaaagttgggctctgctcccctgggTCGGGggaggctctgtcccaagcttcaggccttTTTGtgccactgttttcagagctagttctggaggtctgCAAATTTTcgatgcttccaaggtggtgtgatctggggagaggtgctctcctggtctgtgctctggtgtttacccaggaagggccccagTCCTGGGCATCTGCTAGTGCTCTCTTTGCCTTGGAATTGTGACCCAGGACTGCATataggcaatagagttgccaatcagtgccaactatacccagtgccagcaaaggggcATTGTAACCAAtttctgaccaattgtctgaccacctcctccctcccccacccttcccatctctgagctgagagcttccagagctgctgctgctgttgctgccccGCTGCCTTGTGTGTGAGATCCTGACTGGCCTTCACCCTGAGGCCACAGACTTCTCCTGCCAATCTCTTTAGTGTTCTTAGGTGGAAAAAGTGTCTcacttgaccttttgttggctttgcttttccaaaatttgatttgaagtgttattttaaagttgcttggagTGGAATGTTGGGAGGGCTCAGCTGGGTGGCTGCCCCAATCACCATCTTTGACAACTTCATTTTTGTTAACCTTTGGAttcttttgtaatcctctgtattttatttgagGTATTTAACAACATCATTCTGGGAAGGgttctgtaggcttcaccagactgctaaagggatcTGTGAttcagaaaaaagggaagaaccCCTATCTTTCCCacttactggctgcgtgaccctgagcccatcactgtaagatgagggggttggatccactagctctatgatcctccCTCTTTCAGTTCTGAGATTTGGAGCAAAGGGAAGAGGTTGTGAGGTGGGTACTCACCAGGCTCTGTGTTCTAGGCTCCAGGCTCCAGGCAGGGGCTTCTGGACAGGGTCATCCCGGCTGAAGTATTTCTAAAGTGATGACAAGAGATCAGTTCTGTCCCAGGGCTCTGTTACTCCCAGAGTGCTAATGAGGGAGGCTCACCCCCTAGAGCCTTGTTAGTGGGCTTGGGGGCACCTGAGGGCCCCTATCGTAGTCTCAAGGTGGATCTGTTGGAAGCAGAAGTGCCTGGAAATGCCCCCTGGGAAATGTATTTCCTCTTTAC
Proteins encoded in this window:
- the LOC118832466 gene encoding olfactory receptor 3A2-like, with translation MDRQPRYNMTAVTEFILLGLTEKWELQPVLFAIFLLVYAATIGGNLGILAAILVEPKLHTPMYFFLGNLSLLDIGCVSVTVPPMLVRLLSREQAVPFAACLSQLFFFHLLAGVDCFLLTAMAYDRFLAICHPLTYTSRMGRGVQGVLVAASWACSLGNALTHTVALSTLDFCGPNVVNHFYCDLPQLFHLACSSTHLNELLLFALGVIMAGAPMVLIVTSYLQVVGAVLRIRSAEGRRKAFSTCSSHLAVVGIFYGAGIFNYMRLGSVEASDQSKGVGILNTILSPMLNPFIYSLRNPDVQGALRRVFTGQRVSA